The Peribacillus simplex genome contains a region encoding:
- a CDS encoding biotin-independent malonate decarboxylase subunit beta, whose product MIQTKSSFVECSGRERAMKLLDNGTYKELLGPFDGLESPHLEPQGIVPQSDDGVIVAKGTINGERAVVISIEGNFQGGGIGEVSGAKIAGSLEMALKDCEAGIKTIPIILFDTGGVRLQEANYGLLSIAEIGSAIVALRFHVPVIAIIPGKIGAFGGMSITAGLCSAIIMTREGRLGLNGPEVIEQEAGIREFDSKDRPLIWGTIGGEQRRSAGFADILIEDDSEAVKAAAFSIINGHVSFEPRSGQIKRYGAFINAVEPSQRISPEDVRELWNQFRFDDVREIQAVSKGENSNGRGQTWFDLLSNGFPEIGDVPSVRVADAYIGNTKVRYIAVVTDAKSRFPRARYGEVGLQEGWSIAKHVREAIEEDRNGEKRAIVAIVDVPSQAYGYHEELLGVHQACAAAVDAYVTARLEGHPVISFIPGNAISGAFLSHGIQAHRLIALRDPGVNVHVMSKQSAARITQRSIEELEIAAKKVPAMAYDIGSFERLGALHSLVDGVKADMPGQKDRNIIHKEIKEAIFDIKMAGSVDIKVRLTSPFAVSGGRAASILVREKLNEQWN is encoded by the coding sequence TTGATTCAAACAAAAAGTAGTTTTGTAGAATGCAGTGGACGGGAAAGAGCGATGAAACTACTGGATAACGGAACATATAAAGAGCTTCTCGGTCCATTTGATGGGCTGGAATCGCCTCACTTGGAGCCTCAAGGAATCGTTCCGCAAAGTGATGATGGGGTCATTGTGGCTAAGGGTACGATTAATGGGGAACGGGCAGTCGTGATTTCCATAGAGGGGAATTTTCAAGGCGGAGGTATCGGCGAAGTATCTGGTGCAAAAATCGCCGGTTCACTCGAAATGGCCTTAAAGGATTGTGAAGCCGGAATAAAGACGATTCCGATCATACTGTTTGATACCGGGGGAGTGAGGCTGCAGGAAGCCAATTACGGTTTACTGTCCATTGCCGAAATTGGCTCAGCCATTGTGGCGCTTCGCTTCCATGTTCCTGTCATTGCCATTATCCCAGGGAAAATCGGTGCATTTGGCGGTATGTCGATTACAGCAGGCCTTTGCAGTGCCATCATTATGACGAGAGAAGGCCGGCTGGGATTAAACGGGCCAGAAGTGATTGAGCAGGAAGCCGGTATTCGCGAGTTCGACTCAAAAGACCGCCCTCTGATTTGGGGTACGATTGGCGGAGAACAGCGGAGGTCGGCCGGTTTTGCGGATATATTAATTGAAGATGATTCGGAGGCTGTAAAAGCAGCCGCCTTTTCAATAATAAACGGTCACGTTTCCTTTGAACCAAGATCAGGACAGATTAAGAGGTATGGGGCGTTTATAAATGCAGTGGAGCCGTCACAGCGGATATCGCCAGAAGATGTACGGGAGCTGTGGAATCAGTTTCGATTTGATGATGTTAGGGAAATTCAAGCTGTTTCAAAGGGCGAAAATTCTAATGGACGGGGACAGACCTGGTTTGATTTATTGAGTAATGGATTTCCTGAAATAGGCGATGTCCCCTCCGTTCGAGTTGCAGATGCTTACATAGGCAATACGAAGGTACGTTATATTGCTGTAGTAACGGATGCAAAGAGTCGCTTTCCAAGGGCAAGATATGGGGAAGTAGGTTTACAGGAGGGATGGTCAATTGCAAAGCATGTTAGGGAAGCAATTGAAGAAGATCGAAATGGGGAAAAACGAGCAATCGTGGCCATCGTCGATGTTCCTAGTCAGGCCTATGGTTATCACGAAGAACTGCTAGGCGTTCATCAGGCATGTGCAGCTGCCGTCGATGCATATGTCACCGCACGTTTGGAAGGGCATCCCGTTATATCGTTCATACCTGGCAATGCCATTTCAGGTGCCTTTTTATCACATGGCATACAAGCCCACCGGTTAATTGCACTTCGTGATCCGGGTGTGAATGTACATGTTATGTCAAAACAATCTGCAGCACGCATTACACAGAGAAGTATAGAAGAATTAGAAATCGCGGCGAAAAAAGTGCCAGCGATGGCGTACGATATCGGATCATTCGAACGGCTTGGAGCTTTGCATTCGTTGGTAGATGGAGTGAAAGCGGACATGCCGGGACAAAAGGACCGCAATATTATCCATAAAGAAATAAAGGAAGCGATTTTCGACATTAAAATGGCTGGTTCAGTGGATATAAAAGTTCGATTAACATCTCCTTTTGCTGTATCAGGGGGACGTGCGGCATCCATTTTAGTGAGGGAGAAGCTGAATGAACAATGGAACTAA
- a CDS encoding class I SAM-dependent methyltransferase yields the protein MTDYIELWKQAMEDHTGKIPNRLKDDDAEEAFWASKVAGKKQHKADPYAKPVQQELMALLKRDDHVLEIGPGWGNYTFDIAKEVRKLTCIDSSKSIISFLESQANEKGFKNMELIHDKWESDTKRDRYDVVFGFNCYYRMTEIGQTLLKMNESAARLVIVGMTTGPEKPHYMELKQRGYTINLRKRDYIHILNVLYQLGILADCKIVKLKSKKIYSTHEEMMRDNTTKILDEHFSYDEVKTILNKYVVEKEGVFEYEYPFHAALMYWNPR from the coding sequence ATGACTGATTATATTGAACTTTGGAAACAGGCAATGGAAGATCATACAGGGAAGATACCTAACAGGCTAAAAGATGATGATGCAGAAGAAGCTTTTTGGGCATCCAAGGTGGCAGGGAAAAAACAACATAAAGCGGATCCTTATGCAAAACCTGTGCAGCAGGAGTTAATGGCATTATTAAAACGGGATGATCATGTATTGGAAATCGGCCCTGGATGGGGCAATTATACATTCGATATTGCAAAAGAAGTCAGGAAGCTAACTTGTATAGATAGTTCCAAAAGCATTATCAGTTTTTTGGAATCCCAGGCGAATGAAAAAGGTTTCAAAAACATGGAATTGATTCATGATAAGTGGGAAAGTGATACTAAAAGAGACAGATATGATGTAGTATTTGGGTTTAATTGTTATTACCGTATGACAGAAATCGGTCAAACCTTATTAAAAATGAATGAGTCTGCAGCCCGGTTAGTGATAGTAGGTATGACAACCGGACCAGAAAAACCTCATTATATGGAATTGAAGCAACGAGGATATACGATCAATTTAAGAAAGCGGGATTACATACACATCTTGAATGTTTTGTATCAACTTGGAATACTGGCGGACTGTAAGATCGTTAAATTGAAAAGTAAAAAAATCTATTCCACCCATGAAGAAATGATGCGCGATAATACAACAAAAATTCTCGATGAACATTTTTCCTATGATGAAGTAAAAACGATCCTTAATAAATATGTGGTGGAAAAAGAAGGAGTTTTCGAATACGAATATCCGTTTCATGCAGCTTTGATGTATTGGAATCCGAGGTAA
- a CDS encoding malonate decarboxylase subunit delta yields MESFKYTFLATRKIVNRAHVGVVGSGDLEVLIEPCEELRTEVTIRTGITGFKDTWKAIIQRFFTQHDVAAKVKINDFGATPGVVTIRLAQALEVSLLDSNKK; encoded by the coding sequence TTGGAAAGTTTCAAATACACATTTCTTGCTACAAGAAAAATTGTCAATCGTGCACATGTTGGCGTTGTTGGATCGGGTGATTTGGAAGTGTTGATAGAGCCGTGTGAAGAATTACGGACTGAGGTTACCATTCGGACGGGAATCACGGGTTTTAAAGATACATGGAAAGCGATAATTCAACGATTTTTCACACAACATGATGTCGCTGCAAAAGTTAAAATTAATGATTTTGGCGCAACACCTGGTGTTGTGACGATCCGACTCGCACAAGCGCTGGAGGTGAGTTTGCTTGATTCAAACAAAAAGTAG
- a CDS encoding TrmB family transcriptional regulator → MKENILETLKNLNFTEYEAKAYLALLEESPLTGYAVAKNSGVPRSRIYEILDSLAMRGDILVSPGNTPQYTPVPARELIKNRRMKAEENFELAEKSLAEFERSANDRENIWNIMGRNEILDKVKACILSAKKRILLEIWEDEFEELESELRQAANKGVNVTIIAYGEIVCDFANVYLHYMGHEITEEYGGRWLVISGDDSEVVAGIVSLGKDSRAAWTMHVGLVMPITEVMIHDLYLMEIMGKHRELLEESFGVNLANLRKKFSIHPDYKKHYVD, encoded by the coding sequence ATGAAAGAAAACATTTTAGAAACATTAAAAAATCTGAATTTTACCGAATATGAAGCGAAAGCATATCTTGCCTTATTGGAAGAATCACCATTAACAGGCTATGCAGTTGCAAAAAACTCCGGTGTACCACGTTCAAGAATTTATGAAATTCTGGACAGTCTCGCAATGCGAGGAGATATTCTGGTTAGTCCTGGAAACACACCACAGTATACTCCCGTTCCTGCAAGGGAGCTAATAAAAAACCGCCGCATGAAAGCAGAAGAAAATTTTGAACTGGCAGAAAAATCATTAGCGGAGTTTGAACGTTCTGCAAATGATCGCGAAAACATCTGGAATATCATGGGACGCAATGAAATACTCGATAAGGTAAAAGCTTGTATATTATCTGCAAAAAAAAGAATACTCTTAGAGATTTGGGAAGACGAATTCGAAGAATTAGAGTCTGAACTAAGACAGGCTGCAAATAAAGGCGTCAATGTAACAATTATTGCCTATGGGGAAATCGTCTGTGATTTTGCTAATGTTTACCTCCATTATATGGGTCATGAAATTACAGAAGAGTATGGTGGGCGATGGCTTGTTATTAGTGGAGATGATTCAGAAGTAGTAGCAGGTATTGTCTCACTTGGTAAAGATAGCCGTGCAGCTTGGACCATGCATGTAGGTTTGGTAATGCCCATTACAGAAGTCATGATTCATGATTTATATCTCATGGAAATCATGGGGAAACATAGAGAACTTTTAGAAGAAAGCTTTGGTGTAAACCTCGCCAATTTACGCAAAAAATTTTCTATCCATCCAGATTATAAAAAACATTACGTGGACTAG
- a CDS encoding HEAT repeat domain-containing protein, which produces MIHLNNKETKGIELPANYEELKKSANRKSNWRERLDAIEELGQSKNKQVIDILTHIMNSDSVYKVQEAAYRQLKRLGEDVQLPARKKGELVKGLTKILVRIKKSLPENHTYTEFKEKLQKMRMDIYDTYEGEKGADFDKWLEKTWSAIPKR; this is translated from the coding sequence ATGATTCATTTGAATAACAAAGAAACAAAAGGTATTGAGTTACCTGCCAACTATGAGGAATTAAAAAAATCTGCCAATCGAAAATCTAATTGGAGAGAACGTTTAGATGCTATCGAAGAATTAGGACAGTCAAAAAATAAACAAGTGATCGACATTCTCACACATATCATGAATAGTGATTCTGTTTATAAAGTTCAAGAGGCCGCCTACCGTCAATTGAAAAGATTAGGCGAAGATGTCCAATTGCCAGCAAGGAAAAAGGGCGAATTGGTTAAAGGATTGACCAAAATTTTAGTCAGGATCAAGAAGAGTTTGCCAGAAAATCACACATATACTGAATTCAAAGAGAAACTCCAGAAAATGAGAATGGATATATATGATACCTATGAGGGTGAAAAAGGAGCAGACTTTGATAAGTGGCTGGAAAAAACATGGTCTGCTATACCGAAAAGATAA
- a CDS encoding GntR family transcriptional regulator, with protein sequence MGSLNFMDNALSKSIAEHITEQIITGVLKPGEKLVELIYAEEYGTSRAPVREAIYLLAKEGLVERIPRKGAIVKEYTENEIYDLLEIRNMLENMAMERIKKHGIDPILLIEMKQQLKEMKEIENIHSYTQLNHSFHTCLIKMSKSETIKNMYSQLGWPLLRIQSLSFSNGNNIEKSISEHEIILQLLVDQNMNELTEVLQKHNLDVISSIQKMLN encoded by the coding sequence ATGGGATCACTTAATTTCATGGATAACGCATTATCTAAATCAATAGCGGAACATATCACAGAACAAATCATAACTGGTGTACTTAAGCCAGGAGAAAAATTGGTGGAACTTATCTATGCAGAAGAATACGGAACGAGCAGAGCTCCCGTCCGCGAGGCAATTTATTTGCTTGCTAAAGAAGGACTAGTAGAAAGAATTCCACGTAAGGGCGCCATTGTAAAAGAATATACGGAAAATGAAATATACGATTTGCTTGAAATTCGGAATATGTTGGAGAATATGGCCATGGAACGAATTAAAAAGCATGGAATAGACCCAATACTTCTTATAGAAATGAAACAGCAACTTAAAGAAATGAAGGAAATAGAAAATATTCATTCCTATACCCAATTGAATCATTCTTTTCATACATGTCTTATTAAGATGAGCAAAAGTGAAACCATCAAAAACATGTACTCCCAACTAGGCTGGCCTTTGTTGAGAATTCAAAGCCTCTCTTTTTCAAACGGGAACAACATTGAAAAATCCATTTCTGAGCATGAAATCATCCTCCAGTTGCTAGTTGACCAAAACATGAATGAATTAACTGAAGTCTTGCAAAAGCATAATCTTGATGTAATCTCCAGCATTCAAAAAATGCTTAATTAG
- a CDS encoding homoserine/threonine efflux transporter, whose translation MDSLLTYISIVAMMVIIPGADTMLLVKNTLSFGPKAGRYTVLGMATGLSFWTLIAILGLSVVIAKSVILFSTIKYLGAAYLIYLGIKSFFAKSVFSLKEIQAQANTPTKYSSRHNKDSFMQALLNNILNPKTVLVYITIMPQFINLNGNVNKQLIILAFILTLLAVLWFLFLVFLIDYAKKWMNNSRFQKAFQKSTGLILIGFGIKTGI comes from the coding sequence ATGGATAGCTTACTTACATACATATCAATAGTTGCAATGATGGTTATTATACCTGGAGCTGATACAATGCTCTTAGTGAAAAACACGCTAAGCTTTGGTCCTAAAGCTGGACGCTATACCGTTCTCGGAATGGCTACGGGACTTTCTTTTTGGACGCTTATTGCTATTCTTGGACTATCTGTTGTCATTGCAAAGTCCGTGATTCTGTTCAGTACAATCAAATATTTGGGAGCCGCCTACTTAATTTATCTAGGGATAAAAAGTTTTTTTGCTAAAAGCGTTTTTTCCTTAAAAGAAATTCAAGCACAAGCAAATACACCTACAAAGTATTCAAGCCGGCATAATAAAGATTCCTTTATGCAAGCATTACTTAATAATATTCTTAATCCAAAGACCGTTTTAGTTTATATAACAATCATGCCTCAATTTATCAATTTGAACGGAAATGTAAACAAGCAATTGATTATATTAGCCTTCATCTTGACCTTGCTCGCTGTATTGTGGTTTCTTTTTCTTGTTTTTCTCATTGATTACGCAAAAAAATGGATGAACAACTCCAGATTCCAGAAAGCATTCCAAAAATCAACCGGCTTAATTTTAATAGGTTTTGGCATAAAAACAGGAATATAA
- the mdcA gene encoding malonate decarboxylase subunit alpha, which translates to MELTGQVVNQKRTWTKRLEEKIKRMDSVKGLVNGMIIPTDRIVDVMEKVIRPYDRVVLEGNNQKQASFLSKALAQTNPKKLFDLHMIMSSISRPEHLDLFECGIAKKIDFAYAGPQSLRMAQMLEDGKLTMGEIHTYIELYGRLFIDLIPSIALVAADKADRHGNLYTGPNTEETPTIIEAAAFRDGIVIVQVNELIDELPRVDIPASWVDYIVVADEPYELEPLFTRDPRHITDIQILQAMMVIRGIYEKHEVISLNHGIGYNTAAIELLLPTYGESLGLRGKICKHWALNPHPTLIPAIESGWIDSVHCFGGEVGMEKYVASRRDVFFTGRDGTLRSNRTLSQMAGQYAVDLFIGSTLQMDKDGNSSTVTRGRLAGYGGAPNMGHDPGGRRHSTPAWLNMMTADDPLARGKKLVVQVVETFQAGNKPIFVESLDAISVKKDTGLAIAPVMIYGDDVTHVVTEEGIAYLYKADSMEKRREAIAAVAGVTPVGLTHDPKKTDSLRLEGLIALPEDLNIRRSDAKRSLLAAKSIEEIVQWSDGLYEPPEKFISW; encoded by the coding sequence ATGGAATTAACGGGACAGGTAGTAAATCAAAAGCGAACATGGACGAAACGCCTTGAAGAAAAGATAAAGCGTATGGACAGTGTGAAGGGTCTCGTAAACGGAATGATAATCCCTACAGATCGAATCGTGGACGTGATGGAAAAGGTTATTAGGCCTTATGATCGTGTAGTACTTGAAGGAAATAATCAAAAGCAGGCCTCCTTTCTTTCAAAAGCGCTCGCACAGACGAATCCCAAAAAATTGTTTGATTTGCACATGATAATGTCCAGTATTTCAAGACCGGAGCACTTGGATCTATTTGAATGCGGCATTGCAAAGAAAATAGATTTTGCATATGCTGGTCCGCAAAGCCTTCGCATGGCTCAAATGCTGGAAGATGGCAAACTAACCATGGGAGAAATACACACATATATCGAACTTTATGGACGCCTTTTCATAGACCTGATTCCTTCGATTGCACTTGTTGCCGCGGATAAGGCAGACCGACATGGGAATCTTTACACAGGTCCCAATACAGAAGAGACACCAACGATTATTGAAGCAGCTGCATTTCGCGATGGGATTGTCATCGTTCAGGTAAATGAACTGATTGATGAACTGCCACGTGTCGATATTCCCGCTTCTTGGGTCGATTATATCGTTGTGGCAGATGAACCATATGAGCTTGAACCTTTATTTACACGTGATCCCCGGCATATTACCGATATACAGATTTTACAGGCGATGATGGTGATCCGTGGTATTTATGAAAAACACGAAGTCATATCGTTGAATCATGGTATTGGGTATAACACGGCAGCGATTGAACTACTGCTTCCCACTTATGGAGAATCACTTGGATTAAGAGGGAAGATATGCAAACACTGGGCATTGAATCCGCACCCGACACTCATTCCTGCGATTGAAAGTGGATGGATTGACAGCGTTCATTGTTTTGGCGGGGAAGTCGGAATGGAAAAGTATGTCGCGTCACGCCGTGATGTTTTTTTTACCGGACGAGATGGCACTTTGCGCTCGAACCGAACATTATCACAGATGGCAGGGCAATATGCGGTCGATTTATTTATCGGGTCGACCCTGCAAATGGACAAGGATGGAAATTCTTCAACTGTAACCCGAGGAAGACTGGCCGGGTACGGCGGTGCCCCAAATATGGGTCATGACCCTGGGGGACGGCGACATTCAACTCCAGCGTGGTTAAATATGATGACGGCCGATGATCCGCTAGCTCGTGGAAAGAAGTTGGTTGTCCAAGTTGTAGAGACCTTCCAAGCTGGAAATAAACCTATTTTCGTAGAATCATTGGATGCTATAAGCGTTAAAAAAGATACAGGCCTAGCTATAGCACCCGTCATGATTTATGGGGATGATGTTACGCACGTCGTGACCGAAGAAGGCATCGCTTACTTATACAAAGCGGACAGCATGGAAAAACGCAGGGAAGCGATTGCAGCGGTTGCAGGGGTTACGCCTGTTGGACTAACACATGATCCGAAGAAAACAGATAGCCTGCGGCTTGAAGGTTTGATCGCACTTCCAGAAGATTTGAACATCCGCCGATCAGATGCAAAACGGTCTTTGCTGGCAGCTAAAAGTATAGAGGAAATCGTTCAGTGGTCGGATGGGCTATACGAACCGCCGGAAAAGTTTATAAGCTGGTAA
- a CDS encoding (Fe-S)-binding protein, with protein MNLPLKPNETNATAHHLYSDAYDWTNQCVKCGYCLPACPTYESMGVESASPRGRINLVKMAAEGKIDFQKDLAEPIDLCLGCRACETACPVGVPYGHILEAAKEAIENSPSSNQKNKMNKIKKLALVHLFPYPKRMNRIGRAVQFYQKTGFSKLIRSSNVLQKVSPALAHLEQALPAIESSSKRIRTGTIMPAKGETKLKVAFFTGCIMDSMMSRINRLTIELLTLAGCEVILPENQNCCGALHSHQGETEQAKALAKRNIQAFMQSDADVIVNNAGGCGASLLEYGHLLADDHEWAGAARAFSEKSKDISQILHQLGPLPFTEEWQGIVSYQDSCHLRNVQKVQMEPRLLLQSIPGISYVEMEGFDRCCASGGIYNLLHFDESMKILDGKMKNLKETKATTIVTVNPGCQMQMSIGIQREGAANEMKSMHLVEILAKACGLD; from the coding sequence ATGAATCTACCCCTCAAACCGAACGAGACAAATGCAACGGCCCATCATTTATATTCAGATGCCTATGATTGGACAAACCAATGCGTAAAATGCGGTTACTGTTTACCAGCATGCCCTACATATGAATCAATGGGCGTGGAATCCGCCTCTCCACGCGGCCGAATCAATCTAGTGAAAATGGCAGCCGAAGGGAAAATAGATTTCCAAAAAGATTTAGCTGAACCGATCGACCTATGTTTAGGCTGCCGTGCTTGTGAAACCGCATGTCCTGTCGGTGTGCCATACGGACATATACTGGAAGCGGCAAAAGAAGCCATTGAAAACTCCCCGTCATCCAACCAAAAAAATAAAATGAACAAGATCAAAAAACTGGCATTGGTTCATCTTTTTCCATATCCAAAACGGATGAACAGGATTGGAAGAGCCGTGCAATTCTATCAAAAAACAGGATTTTCCAAGCTTATCCGTTCATCGAATGTATTGCAAAAGGTTTCCCCAGCCCTTGCACATTTAGAACAAGCACTTCCAGCCATCGAGTCGTCCTCGAAACGAATCCGGACAGGTACGATAATGCCGGCAAAAGGGGAAACGAAATTAAAAGTGGCGTTTTTTACTGGGTGTATCATGGATTCCATGATGTCACGAATAAATCGTCTTACCATTGAGCTACTCACCTTAGCAGGTTGTGAGGTCATTCTCCCTGAAAATCAGAATTGCTGCGGTGCACTGCATTCCCATCAAGGTGAAACAGAACAAGCGAAAGCATTGGCAAAGAGGAATATCCAAGCCTTCATGCAATCAGATGCTGATGTAATTGTAAATAACGCAGGAGGCTGCGGCGCTTCGCTTCTTGAATATGGACATTTATTGGCAGATGATCACGAATGGGCTGGGGCGGCAAGGGCTTTCTCGGAAAAATCAAAAGATATCAGTCAAATTCTTCATCAATTGGGGCCACTCCCCTTTACTGAAGAATGGCAAGGCATCGTTTCCTATCAAGATTCATGTCATTTACGCAATGTTCAAAAGGTCCAAATGGAACCTCGTTTATTATTGCAATCCATACCAGGTATTTCATATGTTGAAATGGAAGGGTTTGACCGTTGTTGCGCATCTGGAGGCATTTACAATCTTCTCCACTTTGATGAATCGATGAAAATTCTTGATGGAAAAATGAAGAACCTTAAAGAAACGAAAGCAACAACCATAGTTACGGTTAACCCTGGATGCCAAATGCAAATGAGCATTGGCATCCAAAGGGAGGGAGCGGCAAACGAAATGAAAAGTATGCACCTTGTTGAAATACTTGCCAAGGCTTGCGGCTTGGATTGA
- a CDS encoding triphosphoribosyl-dephospho-CoA synthase produces MRNAKEAFSRYAADSAVHSLIEEVELTPKPGLVDRVNNGAHQDLTIELMRKSALSLKETFEQIAFISYGNSPSLSLREEIAAIGRNGENRMFETTGGVNTHKGAIWAIGLLVSGAAMGKGCFAIKEIVSLAGETARYPDRHCPNIATNGMLVSAKYGVNGARAEAEQGFPHIVQVSMPMLKRSRAYGLAENEAQLNSLLALIASLDDTCILHRGGPEALIFAKKQAASVLSSGSLEKLKTLNDEFTRLNISPGGSADMLAATLFLDKIQGHITGDEVQKEVESIH; encoded by the coding sequence ATGAGAAATGCAAAAGAGGCATTCAGCCGCTACGCAGCTGATTCAGCAGTTCACTCTTTAATAGAAGAAGTCGAACTGACACCGAAACCGGGCCTTGTCGATCGGGTCAATAACGGTGCCCACCAAGATTTGACGATCGAACTCATGCGAAAATCCGCACTATCATTAAAGGAAACATTTGAACAAATCGCATTTATTAGCTATGGCAACAGTCCCTCACTTTCTTTAAGAGAAGAAATTGCGGCGATCGGCCGTAATGGAGAAAATAGAATGTTCGAAACTACCGGTGGCGTGAACACGCATAAAGGCGCCATTTGGGCGATTGGTCTGCTCGTTTCAGGTGCAGCGATGGGGAAAGGCTGTTTTGCAATAAAAGAAATTGTTTCACTGGCTGGTGAAACGGCCCGTTATCCAGATCGACATTGTCCTAATATCGCTACAAATGGCATGCTTGTTTCTGCAAAATACGGTGTAAATGGAGCAAGAGCAGAGGCAGAGCAAGGTTTTCCTCATATTGTGCAGGTTTCCATGCCAATGCTTAAACGATCAAGAGCGTACGGATTGGCGGAAAATGAGGCTCAACTAAATTCACTGTTAGCCTTAATTGCCTCTTTGGATGATACATGCATTTTACATCGAGGGGGTCCTGAAGCACTTATATTTGCTAAAAAGCAAGCAGCCTCGGTGTTATCAAGTGGAAGTCTAGAAAAGCTAAAAACACTTAATGATGAGTTTACGAGACTTAATATATCTCCAGGAGGCAGTGCGGACATGCTCGCCGCTACGCTTTTTTTAGATAAAATCCAAGGACATATAACCGGTGATGAAGTTCAAAAAGAAGTTGAGTCTATACATTAA
- a CDS encoding ACP S-malonyltransferase: protein MLKVAFLFPGQGSQKPGLLNELPDCNAVKEVLKAVSETLNENVYNHHSKEALCSTKSVQISLLTAGIAGFKVLEAEGIMPDFVAGHSVGGFSAAVAAGVIEFKDALKIVRLRAELMEWAYPRGYGMGVVIGMAADTLHSLVSQYFDEKFPVFVSNKNAPDQITLSGALSGIKIILNEAKVNGARSVSLLNVSTPSHCPLLSSVSQELGEALGDIRFHRPLIPYVSNRGGRLLFKQDDIRLDLAESISSPVQWHDASTVLYENGTRLFIEMPPGNVLSRLAAKGFPEARALSISENGYDDCLFIAKREKSKK, encoded by the coding sequence ATGTTGAAGGTTGCTTTTTTGTTTCCCGGACAAGGTTCCCAGAAGCCAGGCCTTTTAAATGAATTGCCGGACTGCAACGCAGTCAAAGAAGTCCTGAAAGCAGTAAGTGAAACACTGAATGAAAACGTATATAACCATCACTCAAAAGAAGCACTTTGCTCGACCAAGTCAGTCCAGATTTCCCTTTTGACTGCTGGTATCGCAGGATTTAAAGTACTTGAAGCAGAGGGAATCATGCCGGATTTTGTCGCCGGACATTCAGTAGGCGGATTTAGTGCTGCAGTTGCTGCCGGCGTCATTGAATTTAAAGATGCTTTAAAAATCGTTAGGCTTCGGGCCGAGCTCATGGAATGGGCATATCCTCGAGGATATGGCATGGGGGTTGTTATAGGTATGGCAGCAGATACACTCCATTCACTTGTAAGCCAATATTTTGATGAAAAATTTCCAGTGTTTGTTTCGAACAAAAATGCTCCAGATCAAATAACGCTTTCAGGAGCTTTGTCCGGTATAAAAATAATATTAAATGAAGCCAAGGTTAACGGGGCTCGCAGCGTTTCCTTGCTGAATGTCAGCACGCCCTCCCACTGTCCACTTCTCTCATCCGTTTCACAAGAGCTAGGTGAAGCGCTTGGCGATATTCGATTTCATCGTCCTTTGATTCCATATGTAAGCAATCGTGGGGGACGGCTCTTGTTTAAACAGGATGATATCCGGCTGGATTTAGCTGAAAGTATCTCATCCCCTGTCCAGTGGCATGATGCTTCTACCGTTTTATACGAAAACGGAACGAGATTATTCATTGAAATGCCGCCGGGAAATGTATTGTCGCGTTTAGCAGCAAAAGGATTTCCGGAAGCCAGGGCCTTGTCAATATCAGAAAATGGCTATGATGATTGCCTGTTTATAGCAAAGAGAGAAAAATCAAAAAAATAA